A single genomic interval of Halobacillus halophilus DSM 2266 harbors:
- a CDS encoding DUF4097 family beta strand repeat-containing protein — translation MKKAGWIVVFALILGGIGTLFSFQATKSIEDEKLQVHKEEAFTASEIQDIHVDTSSADIQFVEGKSNQIEVTLSGYARKWKEYSYEVEEEEGELNVNLKKKSNGLGFSFGFVRGDDLELLVKVPKQKLEVVNIGTSSSEVTLRDLQVSQLIAATSSGDIEVSSLEVDEQLNLHSSSGSVMMTNIKGSDAEVELKTSSGDIEGKGLLFNEMKAQSSSGNVDVSHESLAGNLTAHTSSGDVTFLFEEEPQSFILDYQSSSGEERIQLDGIHYERRAEHEVKGYKGEQKYQILVETSSGDFTLN, via the coding sequence ATGAAAAAAGCAGGATGGATTGTAGTGTTTGCTTTGATACTAGGAGGGATAGGAACATTGTTCTCCTTTCAGGCTACGAAATCAATAGAAGATGAAAAGCTGCAAGTACATAAGGAAGAAGCCTTTACGGCGAGTGAAATTCAAGACATCCATGTAGATACTTCATCAGCTGATATCCAATTTGTCGAAGGAAAAAGCAATCAAATTGAAGTGACCCTAAGTGGCTATGCTCGGAAATGGAAAGAGTATTCGTATGAAGTTGAAGAGGAAGAAGGCGAGTTAAACGTAAACCTTAAAAAGAAAAGCAATGGACTTGGATTTTCTTTTGGTTTTGTCAGAGGAGATGACTTAGAATTACTCGTCAAAGTACCGAAGCAGAAACTGGAAGTAGTAAATATAGGCACCTCGTCATCTGAAGTAACACTTCGTGATCTTCAAGTAAGTCAGCTGATCGCTGCCACAAGTTCAGGTGATATTGAAGTATCCAGTCTGGAAGTTGACGAACAGTTGAACCTCCATTCTTCCAGTGGAAGTGTAATGATGACGAACATCAAAGGGTCAGACGCTGAGGTCGAACTGAAAACAAGCAGCGGAGATATAGAAGGAAAAGGGCTGCTGTTTAATGAAATGAAAGCTCAATCTTCCTCAGGAAATGTTGATGTATCGCATGAAAGTCTGGCGGGAAATCTAACTGCGCATACATCAAGCGGTGATGTCACATTTTTGTTTGAAGAAGAACCTCAATCATTTATTCTGGACTACCAATCAAGTTCAGGTGAAGAACGCATTCAACTGGATGGTATTCATTATGAAAGAAGAGCAGAGCATGAGGTGAAAGGCTATAAAGGAGAACAGAAGTATCAAATTCTTGTGGAAACGAGCTCAGGAGATTTTACCTTAAACTAA
- a CDS encoding MtnX-like HAD-IB family phosphatase: protein MKKWAFVSDFDGTISNKDFYWVIIEKYYPEGRDLFKKWKAGQMKDIEFLRSIFTSINQHEEQIIEDILNIPIDEYVPAFIQHVQNNGGDFYILSAGTDYYIHHILKEYNIQNVTVFSNEGYYEDQNVHLNMDPSHRHHSERYGIDKSKVIQELKQEYETVHFAGDSEPDSHPAVYADATFAKDALQEILSEKNIAFTPVATFQDIQADLEKKGYLSHD, encoded by the coding sequence ATGAAGAAATGGGCATTCGTTTCAGATTTTGATGGTACGATTTCAAATAAAGACTTTTACTGGGTGATCATTGAGAAATACTATCCGGAAGGCAGAGACCTTTTTAAGAAGTGGAAAGCAGGTCAGATGAAGGACATCGAATTTTTACGCTCGATCTTCACATCCATCAATCAGCATGAGGAGCAGATTATTGAGGATATTCTCAATATTCCGATTGATGAGTATGTGCCGGCTTTCATTCAGCACGTACAGAACAATGGCGGAGACTTTTATATTTTAAGTGCGGGAACCGATTACTACATTCATCACATTTTAAAAGAATACAACATTCAGAATGTGACCGTTTTTTCTAATGAAGGATATTATGAGGACCAAAATGTTCATTTAAACATGGATCCTTCCCACCGGCATCATTCGGAACGCTACGGCATCGACAAATCCAAAGTGATTCAAGAGCTGAAACAGGAATACGAAACTGTTCACTTCGCCGGCGACAGCGAGCCCGATTCACATCCAGCTGTCTATGCCGATGCCACCTTTGCGAAAGATGCTCTGCAGGAAATTCTAAGCGAAAAAAATATCGCCTTCACTCCTGTGGCAACCTTTCAGGACATCCAGGCTGATTTAGAGAAAAAAGGGTATTTGTCGCATGACTAA
- a CDS encoding LysM peptidoglycan-binding domain-containing protein, whose product MPVISTKGLIYTVKPGDTLFSIASRFGSTVAAIENANHLYPPVTDRGFIYPDDVLVIPTSTSTPILSHIVTNGDTLSAIAQTFDAHVDLLTGVNNVSNPNVINVGQNLLVPAFTYRIVSGDSLYSIARRFGVSMADIEEANADRPGFQGDVIWPDYHLIIPIPTSRNIFVIRPLPGSTFNSGDKVEGYARVFEAVVTYQLRDSNGVVVSNERFTMTDQGGPAYGFFSSTVSFDRQPTSASGELWVYSRSAKDGSIQDLVKIKVNF is encoded by the coding sequence ATGCCTGTTATTTCAACAAAAGGGCTGATCTACACGGTCAAACCTGGTGACACTCTATTTTCAATTGCCAGTCGTTTTGGCAGCACAGTAGCTGCGATCGAAAATGCTAACCACTTATATCCGCCTGTGACAGACCGAGGATTCATTTACCCGGATGATGTTTTAGTCATCCCTACTTCAACATCCACTCCGATCTTGTCCCATATCGTGACGAACGGGGATACACTATCAGCTATCGCCCAAACGTTTGACGCTCACGTTGATCTTCTTACGGGAGTGAACAATGTTTCGAATCCCAACGTAATTAATGTAGGGCAGAACCTGCTTGTTCCAGCGTTCACTTATAGGATTGTCAGTGGTGATTCGCTGTATTCCATTGCGAGGCGATTTGGGGTGAGTATGGCTGACATTGAAGAAGCGAATGCCGATCGGCCTGGTTTTCAAGGAGATGTGATCTGGCCGGATTATCACCTTATTATTCCGATCCCGACTTCCAGGAATATTTTTGTGATCCGTCCCCTGCCTGGTTCCACCTTTAACAGCGGAGATAAAGTAGAAGGTTACGCGAGAGTATTTGAGGCGGTCGTGACTTATCAACTGAGGGACAGTAATGGCGTAGTCGTGTCTAATGAACGCTTCACTATGACCGATCAAGGTGGCCCTGCTTACGGATTTTTCAGTAGTACCGTTTCTTTTGACCGACAGCCTACATCAGCTTCGGGAGAGTTGTGGGTCTATAGTCGAAGTGCTAAAGATGGCAGTATTCAGGATTTAGTGAAAATTAAAGTAAACTTCTAA